The Malus sylvestris chromosome 8, drMalSylv7.2, whole genome shotgun sequence genomic interval ACGCTGCAAGAAATACGAGTGTAGTCTTTAATCTGCTCAGCACTGGCTTGACCTGTCGAACAAAATCAAGGCAACTGAGTAAGTCACAATAATCGATCGCCCTGCAATCCAAAACAACTGCCCCAGTCATTTTACTTGCTGAAAAGAACCAGCCAGTCCATTTCTTTTCGAAAGGATGCGAAAAAAATGATGACTTGACAAGCCATTTCGCGAGTTGAATGAGAACTACGGGCACATTTGGTACCATGTTCCACCCTCTCGAGAGACTTGTAAGTTCACCAAACAGCGATGACATTAGTCCAATCTTGATTGAAACAGTCCGGTCCAAGTCGAACGACCAACGAGCCCTACAAGTTATgatctttattttcttttgaatatGATCACTTCAGAGTTCATGAGCCTTCCACTTGGACAGACACAGAAACATAAAAAAATCTCCCCTAATTTCATATAATTGACAAGGATCTTAGCATCCAActgcaaaacaatgaaattaCACTATCTGTTCGATATCAATCACTCACAGAGAACGAACCGAGTAGCCGATCCCGGGCCAAAACTTCAGCAGTCTTCACCCACATCTGCTTAGAAAAAAAATCTCTGTGAGGCCATAACTTTGCAATACCAAACTTCAAACTCCCAAAACAAATTCCTTGTCCAAGTTCAACTTGCTCATCTCCTCTGCTATCACAAATTAATTcttacaattaaattaaacctTAAATTAAAGTCATGTACCTGACCATCATACCATCCAGTCTCTTCATCTgcaacaataattaattaaattaaaatttgaatttccgcagcaataaaataataaaaatttaaaacccaATTGAAACAGAGGAATTACATTCAACGGTGGCGCTGAGCAGTCTATTGCCGACGTAAGCCCAACCCAGGTACATCCTCACGACGGCGAGAGTGACCACCAAAAACCCACTTGAAACCGCGTACAGGGACTGCCTCAGTGGGTCCGATTGGGGCCCACCCAGGGCGCCGAAGGAGGCGACCGGGAGGCCGACGAGGAGAGCGAAAGAGGACCCGGTTGCGATCAGTCGAGAGCAGTACTCGACTAGGTCGCCGGCTGCCCAGGAGAAGGGGAAGGAGGCGGAGAGATTCTGGTACTCGTTTATCGGCTGCTGCTCCGGCGGAACAGGGCAGCCCGCCTCTGCTGGGCTGTTGCTTCCGCTTCTGAATGATGAAGATAGGGGTTTCTTGGGAATTCTATCGCGACGGCGGCTGCGGTGGAGTTCGGGTTTTTGGGCGGGAATTATTGGCCGGAGGAAGTTGGGGGTGGAGGGAAAGAAATGAGCCGTTGGGGGTGGAGGGAAAGAAATGTGAAGAACTGCAGAGGCCATGGTGGCGGCAACTGTggcgatctctctctctctctctgttgacTCTGTTCTGTTCGACTAGGACTCGTGCCCTCTATCTCAATCCAATTTACTCATATtttcataatattttatttcttgaaGTTTCCAAAATTAGAACTGTTATAGTGAaatattcttaaaaaaaattatccaacACAACGGCAAAAATTGACGTTGATATTTGTAGCGTGAGCTTGTAAGCAAGTAAAGACAACCAAACGGAAGAAAAAAATAGATGAACGATTCATTATCACAAGACATTAGATCAAATTATGCGCATTCTAAATCTCGAGTTAGTACGCGCTCCCAACATATGAATAAGATAGTACTTTGAAAAATAATAGCGAATCGATAATATCTACAACATATTTGTGTATCGAGGTGATACCAATATAATGAGAGTATCACTTTATATTTCAAGAACTATTTTAGAACCCTGCTATGATAATAAAACTCTTTTTCGGACAGCAATAATAGCGTTATTTTGAGAGCATTAACCCTctcaatgaatttttttttatgtctctaattgtataatgacatgtgaCATGCTGTTCTATGTTCcaatcatattgaaaaatcttttCTGATTATTATCTCAAAAAATTTCCTTCTAAGAGTGAAAATGATCAACAACACTAGTGCCCAAgaaattctttcttctttcttcttcttccaaatgtatttacttttttctttctttttttgcacAATATCATATGCAGAGATCATATGTTTACAATTTTCCCAAATGAGATCTCCACACTAACACAATTAACAATTATTAgtttctttctttccctttttttttggttcttttttctttcctacAACTGTTTACTAGAGACTGATCGAACATCTTCGACGGGGAACCTCCCCAACTGCCCCTTTTGCAGTATAAATTCACGGAGGATTTTCCCACTCTGTTCAGTATACTGGTTGTGCTGAGCTCCCACTTTGACTGAGCCAACACCTCCGAATCCGGCATCGAGAAAAAAATTACGCTGCTGCTGCCCTGGCTCTTCGAGACAAGGAGCAACTTCCGATTATTAACACGGTGGTcagctttttttcttttgcttttgtgtttTGGGTTATTCAGTCATTTGATTTGTAGAGTTTGTTCTTCCAACAAAACGTTGAAGGCGTCGCAGCCGGACCATGAGTTGCGAGAATGACGGCCGTAGATTTGGCTCTCTGCAAAACCAAGCAGCAATTAACAGGAATTGAAGTTAGAGGAGTTGCCAAACCCAGTTATGGTACAAGTCAATGGAGTCCTAGAACTTACATTTGCCAACAATCACGTATTATCTCGGCAACCACGGGATCAATGTCCTCTGGAATTTCAAGACGTCTGTTCTGGAATCCAACTGCTCCAACAACCTGCATCGGGTTCAAACCTTTCCATGGGATACAGCAAGTAGCCAGTTCCCATAAGATAACGCCAAAGCTGTACACATCACACCTGCAAGCAACACGCAAAGCTTATGAAAACCTCCAGagagaaaaaattcaaattgcaTCCACCTTCCGCCAAACTTACTTCTCATTAGCTGGTTCATTCCTCAAAACCTCCGGTGCCATCCATTCCGGCTGCAACCCAATAGTGTGATGAGTACATAAAACAAAAGGGTTCCATTtaaaagataacagactataaCTGGGTAGGATTGTATGAGAGGGCACGGATATTGTTTGAACATTCGCATTTAACAAATATTACCGTTCCAGCGGTAGACTTAGATGACAGATAAGTATGGTGCTTCGTACGCGACAACCCAAAGTCACAAACCTGCACCATAATATAACCAATATATTTGAGAAAAAGCAAATCAATTTTTCTCCCAACAATAGAGATATCAATCTAAGttggaaaaaataataataaaacaaaaacgcATTATCACGGAATAACTTAAGAATGTAAGTTTTGGATTGAGTCGACCTTCACATTCCAATTCTTATCAACAAGGAGGTTTGGAGACTTTAGGTCTCGATGCACAACAGTAGGATGGCTAGTATGCAGGTAATTCATTCCCTTGGCCTGCATAATTTTATGGAGCTCTGATTAAGAATCGAAAGGAAAccagaaataatgaagaactgcaaaataagaaataaaaaagtttttacCACATCAAGGGCCATTCGCATTCGCCTCCTTTCATCAAGTTGAGAATTGGGACGATGCAGCAATCTATATAAACTCCCCCTGTACACCAAGTGAATTGTGTGACAAGACGAGAATGAGATGAAAGAGATGATGGAACAGGGTTGTAATGTAGATGTCTAGTTTGTAAACGAATATGTTGCTCGAAAGGCCTATTAGTTGCTTAGTTATAGATTTACATCACGCATGCACATCCATGTATTTACTTTTTTGTATGATGCAAATTACATCATGTTCATTCAACTTTCAGAATTATATAAAATctgataaattaaaaaaaggaaagaaaacgaGTGATAAAGAAATTAACCTGGGAAGAAACTCTGTCAGGATAGAAAAATGTGGAGGGCGAGTAACTGCCCCCATAAAAAGGACAACATTGGGATGTCTAAGTCTCAACATAATTTCTACCTGCATGAACAAACGCCAAGAATCAATTAATACAAAACCAATGTATTTGAATTTTAGGCTCATAATACATTAATAAAATCATATATAAAAGTTAAGTATTGGCGCTTACTTCACATTTAAACTGAACTAATGCATCACCAGAAAAATCTTGATCTAAAAATTTTTTCACAGCTACTTCCTGTCATACAAAAAGTCAACACAGACCAATAAGCAATTTGTAATAATAGGACCCAATAGCAGACCATATTCCCGAATTATAATAACAAGTCTCATGCCGTGAACAACCAACATATGAAGCATTGATGTTCAGAAAAGTATCACACTTCAAAGTACAGACATCTCAACGAATTATTGATAAAATGTCGCTGTTTGAGAGAAATCATACAAGAAATTTGAGTGCTAGATATACAAAGAAAATCTGGGAAGATATAAGATAAATAATTGCTAGTGTTGGAAAGAATACTTACAGTGCCATTCCAATCTGCATGGTATACCTCGCCATAGGAACCTACAAAACCACAAATTATATTGAACCCGTTTTTACACAATATACCAAATTTAACCAACAGATGCGTGCTTACCAATGCCAATGCGTTCACCAATCTGAAGATCCTCCCATAGAATTTCCCACTCTGCCACTTCTCCCAGTGCTGGGTACCTCTCATAGTGACTATCACAACTAGTACACAGGCCACTATTGCATGCGTCTATTGGTTTACTTACTGATTCTTTATCCTCGTTAAAAGCTTCTGAATTCATTTTTGGGGGATTAACAAGAGCAGGATCTGAATTTTTAGCACTAATCTGGGTTGTTTCACTAGTTCCACCAGTATCTGAGGGAAGCAAAAACTTGTTTGTCTCTGATTCATTTCGTTGCTCAGCTAATTCCACAGAAGATTGTTTCAGCAGGTTATTAAAATTGGTGTTGCCCACTGCAGCAGAAGTTTGAGTCGATTGCTCGTTGCCTGATATTAATTGTACCAAATAATTATGAATCCCATCATCTACAAGTTTCCCATCTGCATTCATTTGACCAAGAAACTTGTCTTCATGCAGATATTGAGGATTCATATCTGAAAATAAATCTGCAGGAGGTGATGCACCACTTTCCAACAAGACAGCATGTAGTTTTTGTGCAAACTCTGGGTTCTTTGCTGCACTGATGACATACTTTGATACATTTTTCACCTTCCTTTTTTGCACAGATGTGGCTTTTTCAGTTGTACCCGATGAACTTTCACATGATTTAGGAAGTGATATGAGGGGAGTTCCCATACCATTGCCAGAACTCTCCATTTGGTTTTCGTCAACAATGATTCTTCTATCACCATTTGTTTGAACTCCTGTATATGATGCTTCTTCTGACCGTGAGCTGCCAGCTCTAGAAACTCTGTCAAGATTGGGAGGAACTACTAACATTCCACTGCCCTCAGCTTGAGCCAAACACGCATCTTTGGGCATTTCGGTGGCATCTTGAAAGCTCCTTATTGCAAAGAAAGAATTTGGGAGCTGACTAGTGGGTACCTCGGCAGGAATCAGTGTCCCAGGTGCACCCATCAGATCAATAATATACTCACTGCACAGAGTAACAAACCCATTAATCATCATAAAATTCAGGACATCTTACGGCCTGCACTAATTCACCTTAGCAAGATGAAAAATGTGCATGGAATTATAGGAGCAAAGCAACAAACAAGAGCATGCACCTTTAATTCTAACATCCATTACTTAAACATGATagtaaatttaaatccaacagctTAAAATGAGAGGTGCATGTGAAATGAAAAGAACTGCAGAGAACATATCgcaaagacatatcaatttACCTTTTCCATGGGGACAAAAACAACATAATTCCTTTTAATCCAAGACTCCAAGAAACTTCATTAAGCAACATGTCTTGCAGAAATAACATCAGCAGTTTCAAGAAGAGAAAAATAGGTGTATGTTGAATTTTATTGTCCTACTTTAAATTGGTTCCTGTGTCTTATAGGAACAGCCAAGCACCTACAGTTTGTGGACAAAGACGTTGGGTGTTCGGCAGCCCCAGAGTAGCCATTGAATGTTCAGACGCAAGGACACAGCTCTAACATGTATGGATAGATTTTCATACTTCATTCACATACCAAAGCAAGTCACATAAAAAACAACCTAGATAATAGTAAATATGTCTGGGTCTCTTGGTGTTAACAGATTTTGAACGATAATAGAGTGCCTCCTACGATATTGGAATCGAACACAGGTAATCTGTCTATTAAGCCTCCAGATTTTCCATTATAAGAATAAGGGCTGTTCTAAAAAAATGATAGTTGCTATAGATTGAGCTTGCAGCTCTCACCTATGGTGCTCTCCTTACCCATGGCACCCCCCACCACACCTGATAAACTGAAACCCTCATAAACACCCCCAGGGACTTCACCACTGTTATTTGAAATCCCAATTGACCAAGCATGAcattatgtaaaactaacaaTTCAGTGGCAAGCATAAGGCACAAAAATTGTCATCTAAAAGGGACTACATCACAAAATTTACATGCACCAAAGTTATCAGAAAACTATGCATAAAAAGAGAAATTTCGAGCTGGAGGCCACTACCTTGCACTatcaattttaatcaaatttacaGCGCCATCATCAGTGCCAGTGTAGTAGCTACCTTTGACCAGCATACATGGAAGGTTTATCTTATCAGCCAGTACCTAGAACCAGAAATATGAAACATTAGCTACAGAAAAATTACCCAAAAGGACAAGAAAACTTCACAAATCTTTTCCATAACATCAACTTTTTCCAATAGAAAAACAATAGGACGAGAGTCATATTTTGAGAAAAATCAATTAATATGCTAGTAAGTTACATGGTGCACAATGTAGAAAGTAAGTTACGAAAACCACCACAACCTTAAAGAGCAGGGCCCTGTGGCGTGAAAGTCCAACATCAATAAGTCCGAGGGGAAGAATGATAGTTTTCATCGAACTCCGTAACTCATACCTTCTCACTTTCCACCTTCTCAAAATTTCATCAGCATCGGCAACTGGACCACCCATTCTATCAACAACAATGTCAGCAATTTTCTGAATTAAACCGCTTAAAAGGACGCCATGTTGAGAAATCTGTGACTCTACAGATACAGCATATGCCCTTTTCTCAAGTTGTTGCAGATCGGGATCAACCAAACGGTTCACTAATATGACATCATAATCAACATTCTCTGAAACAGATACAGCTCGAAGATCCACCAACAATGGCATCTTCCCTTGTCTAAGCAAATTTGAGGTCATTCCATACATGTCATAAAATCCATCGACAACCTTTTCATTATAATCTACAATATTGTGGCTCTGCAAGTTATAGATATGCAATTAGTTAAAAACCTAGAAGTAATTACAATTGACAATACTAAACAACAATATGCAACATAAAGTAATTTCAATATGAACCCAGCCGTTATCCTTGAACCGAATTTACCAATCTTACGACATTATTAGGTAACGAAACTAAGAAGCACCCACCTTACATAACTAACAGAATGATTCAACATGAAATTGTTACGAAAATGTCACTATAAGCAATACAAAACATTCCACAATTCAAGCTATCAATCACTAGTACCATCTCCCCCTAGCTAGAAAATGATCCCGAAAGAAAATGACAAACCATAGAAGCATAGAAATTGAGATCCTAAGTTCACAGAAAACCTAATTCATTCCAATTCGCACAGGCTAAGTCGTTAAATGCGAGAAAATTAAGAACCCTAGAAATATTTCTGTGAGAAAAACGTACCCAGTAGCGAAGCGAGAGCATGTCGCAGGGAGCTTGAGTGTCAGTGACAGTAGAAGCCGAGCAGCCGAGGCTAATCCGCTTAGCGGCGTCGATCTGAGCCGTCTCGGGGTCATCGCGCGAATCGGGATCCGAAGCGCTGATCGCCAGGGCCAACTGAACCTGAAactcctcctccaagaaattgAAATCCACGCCCCCGCCGCTACCGCTGCCGCTACCGCTACGGCTAACACCACTCTCCCCCCCAGCCGTCCGATCACTCACCGATTCGACGGCGGCGATTCTCCCCATTGTGGCGGAGCCCGTGGACGAGGCCGGAGAAGAAGCAAGCGGGTTGAGATCCGTGTTCGGACTCGTCACGGGTCGGGTCTCGGCGAGTCTCTGATGCTCATTGAGTCCGCCACCGATGTGAAGCTTTCGCAGTAGGTGCTTCATCTTCGACATCGATCATCAATGGAAATTCCGAAAtcctccactctctctctctctctctctttctccttcctgTCGACTCGACTGGATTAAACTACGCCCACTAGGAAACAAAGCAGATTCGCTTAACCTGCGCACCCTTCTTCGTCAAGCTACCAccacttagagagagagagagaaagagaggagagaaagaggagagagagagagagagagttaaaaATTAACCGCCCACCCCTTGAAGCCATAAACAATTTTGCGACAATTTttgtactaattttttttttattccctaAGCCCCAAGTCAAGCGCAAGAACTCTCCCCTCTAGTGTGAGTCACACAATTTCTTACCATGGACTTCACTCGATCCTGACCGTTGATTGTGTGTGATGAGATTTGAATGTGGAGATGCTGGACATCCAACGGTTGGGATTGTGATGATATGGCGGTGTTTTTATGGCTCTTTGTGCCAAAAATGGCAATTGCCTTATGCAAGTGGACTTTATTCCATCTTATACGTTCATTCTTCAATTAGTGATAGAGACGGTAAGAAGATAAACATCTTTCCTTTTGTGTTGATCTTCTATTTATGAATAAGATATTATGCATTTAAGAAGTTGACAGACATAACACATGCGTACTGAGAATGAAAATACGACGACTGTAAAGTATTTCTTTAAATGGAGAGGTGAAACAAAACATAGAAAGAAGGAAAGTGGGACTTAccgctattttttttttatgttgtgcGGTCTCGGTATTTTTATGATCAACATATCATATAATTCAAAACTTGACAGATGTAACACATGCAGAATTGCATATTGAAAATACGACGAGTGTAAAGTTTTTGTTTGGAAGGGAGGTGTAAGATAAAACATGCGCTTATTGTGTATTTATTGAGTCAGATATTATGCATTTATGAAGCTGACATACGTAACACATGTGTACTAAAAATGAGAATACGACGATTGTAAAGTATTTGTTCAACTATTACAAGATATTTGATGAGCTTTAGTGTTTACTTAAGTTTAATAATCTCTCTCACATTGTAGAGAAGATATTTAATATGGTAGCTCCCACTTTGCTTATGTGATTAGTGACCTCATTAAGAGACTCATTCTATAAATGGACTACTAAAAAAGCAAGgagatgaaaatgtttttgtttgAAAGGGAGGTGTAAGATAAAACATGCGTTTATTGTGTATTTATTGAGTCAGATATTGTGCGTTTAAGAAGCTGACAAACGTAACACATGCCTACTAAAAATGAGAATACGATGACTGTAAAGTTTTTATCCAACTATTATAAGATATTAGATGAGCTTTCATGTTTACTTAAGTTTAATAATCTCTCTCACATTGTAGAGAAGATATTTAATATGGTAGCTCCCACTCTACTTATGTGATTAGTATTGTCAAGGCTAAACCAAGTGTAAGACAACACGTAATTCAATCATATCTCATGATATCTAATATCAACAACATAAATTATATTGCAGGAATACAGCTCAACTTCATTATAGTGACAATTTATCTCAAATGCAGAAAAACTGCTCTTTTGCTTGGTAATCTCTCACAAATGAATAATATTGACAATACCTTCTTTAATGTTGCTCAAATTTCTTGTGGTGAACGGAAGCGATATCAAGTTCCTTCAATGTATATTCTCTTGGATCCAACTTTCCAACAACTCGTCAAGAAATCGCAACCGGATGTGTTCGATGCAAAGATTGGCGGGCCAATTGAGCTTGCATGTACGACCAACACTTTTGACATCAGTTTCTCAAGATCTTCAAGGAGCGGCAGACTGCATGCACGCATACGTAGCACAGCCTTGCGTTTGTTGATTACCATTGATTGTTTGTTTATTCTTTACTACTTTCAGTTAATTATTGTCTTCGAGATTTGTTATATAAACATGTATTCGAGTTCTACGACACTCGTAACATTGTTGTAAATGTCGGCTTTTCCTTTCTCAGTCCGAGCTGAAGACTTAAGAGGTGGCTGCTGCCTGTTCCTCCACCGCCTAAGGGCGCAGATGAGGTTGCCGTCACCACACATTATCAACACTCACGTTTGTAACAATCCGTTCCGGgatttacaaaacaaaaaaggtatttttgtaatttcactaaTTTTTGaggtatttttattttaaaattgtttttgggtcttaatgGGCGTGCCAAGGGGCCCACCCTTGAATTTTGTCCCCCGGGCCCAattgctctctctccctcacctctcctGGTTTTTCCTTACCTTTCTCCCTatttcctctctcctctcccccAAATCACTCTCTCTCGTCTCTACTCTCTTTTGCTCTCTGCGACGAACTCACACGCACACATatacacacccacacacacactaaCTCTCCCTCGGACCTCCCTTGTTCCTCTTCTCCCTCTATGAGTACAAGGACCGAGACCACCCACATCGTTTTTCCGGCGAGTTCCTCGTCCCTTCGGCCAAGGTATGCCTCGAGAATGCCCTAAATCTTGTACGTACGTCTTCGTGGTTCGATTTTGAgcttgtgtgtgtgttttggacTGGTTTAGTACAGAAGATAACTCAGGGGAATGCTTACCCAATTTTCCGGCGATGACCGAAGGTTTGCAGGCATTTTCCGACCACCTTCTGGCCACAGTTGGCCCCGAGGAAAGTATAATCGATTCCTTAGGTTATGGGCTTTAATTTGGTATATTTTGATGActtttaattaagatttgagCTCCATCGGAGCTTAGGAGCTGTCCTGGCCAAAAACCGATTTTCCCTTCGGTTGGACTTCGGCGACTTACAAAGGAGATTGGGTCGAGCCCAACCCAGTTGCTTGGCCTTTGGGCCGGGCcaccaaacccaaaacccaaatgaGCCTAGCTCAGTCCTAAACCCAAACCCAATTGTACTCGACCCAAAAACTGAGTTTGGAACCCAGCCCAAGTTCTCAACCTACTGCCCAGCCCAGAACCCCCAACTGGCCCAACCCAACTACCAAACCTAACCCAGCCTTTGGCCCAACCCATGCGACCTagatggaatattccgttaaggAATATTCTCTGTGTTGATTTTTTGTTGACCTTTATGAAATTTACCTGGGATCTCTCTTAGGGTAATTCAACatcctaaattcattttttacgtccgttttcccaaattcaatcgtctTAATAGAGGTTTATTAATTGGAtcttttatgtgcttaggggcaattatttgtgccttttccgtcttcgctagtttCCGTGGCTCTTCGGTGGCTAAGTATCTATGAGTGGACTCCTTTTAAAATACATGTTTTAataatagaaatgcatacatgaaaagcatgatttaatggttacgtttTGTGAAacgttttatgagtaaattagatttacactt includes:
- the LOC126631865 gene encoding uncharacterized protein ycf36 isoform X2, encoding MASAVLHISFPPPPTAHFFPSTPNFLRPIIPAQKPELHRSRRRDRIPKKPLSSSFRSGSNSPAEAGCPVPPEQQPINEYQNLSASFPFSWAAGDLVEYCSRLIATGSSFALLVGLPVASFGALGGPQSDPLRQSLYAVSSGFLVVTLAVVRMYLGWAYVGNRLLSATVEYEETGWYDGQMWVKTAEVLARDRLLGQASAEQIKDYTRISCSVDTFKCSSPRFP
- the LOC126631865 gene encoding uncharacterized protein ycf36 isoform X1, with product MASAVLHISFPPPPTAHFFPSTPNFLRPIIPAQKPELHRSRRRDRIPKKPLSSSFRSGSNSPAEAGCPVPPEQQPINEYQNLSASFPFSWAAGDLVEYCSRLIATGSSFALLVGLPVASFGALGGPQSDPLRQSLYAVSSGFLVVTLAVVRMYLGWAYVGNRLLSATVEYEETGWYDGQMWVKTAEVLARDRLLGSFSVKPVLSRLKTTLVFLAASILSSVLLLVSLDGGQIEEAGNRVIPGVYNDDSARSFEPDAFCGEPGLP
- the LOC126631853 gene encoding probable serine/threonine-protein kinase SIS8, with protein sequence MSKMKHLLRKLHIGGGLNEHQRLAETRPVTSPNTDLNPLASSPASSTGSATMGRIAAVESVSDRTAGGESGVSRSGSGSGSGGGVDFNFLEEEFQVQLALAISASDPDSRDDPETAQIDAAKRISLGCSASTVTDTQAPCDMLSLRYWSHNIVDYNEKVVDGFYDMYGMTSNLLRQGKMPLLVDLRAVSVSENVDYDVILVNRLVDPDLQQLEKRAYAVSVESQISQHGVLLSGLIQKIADIVVDRMGGPVADADEILRRWKVRRYELRSSMKTIILPLGLIDVGLSRHRALLFKVLADKINLPCMLVKGSYYTGTDDGAVNLIKIDSASEYIIDLMGAPGTLIPAEVPTSQLPNSFFAIRSFQDATEMPKDACLAQAEGSGMLVVPPNLDRVSRAGSSRSEEASYTGVQTNGDRRIIVDENQMESSGNGMGTPLISLPKSCESSSGTTEKATSVQKRKVKNVSKYVISAAKNPEFAQKLHAVLLESGASPPADLFSDMNPQYLHEDKFLGQMNADGKLVDDGIHNYLVQLISGNEQSTQTSAAVGNTNFNNLLKQSSVELAEQRNESETNKFLLPSDTGGTSETTQISAKNSDPALVNPPKMNSEAFNEDKESVSKPIDACNSGLCTSCDSHYERYPALGEVAEWEILWEDLQIGERIGIGSYGEVYHADWNGTEVAVKKFLDQDFSGDALVQFKCEVEIMLRLRHPNVVLFMGAVTRPPHFSILTEFLPRGSLYRLLHRPNSQLDERRRMRMALDVAKGMNYLHTSHPTVVHRDLKSPNLLVDKNWNVKVCDFGLSRTKHHTYLSSKSTAGTPEWMAPEVLRNEPANEKCDVYSFGVILWELATCCIPWKGLNPMQVVGAVGFQNRRLEIPEDIDPVVAEIIRDCWQIEPNLRPSFSQLMVRLRRLQRFVGRTNSTNQMTE